One part of the Desulfovibrio aminophilus DSM 12254 genome encodes these proteins:
- the porD gene encoding pyruvate synthase subunit PorD, with product MAKKSLCAWQELALGAAVLEPGSAAGLKTGDWRTLIPRLDEEKCIKCGMCELYCPEFCISERDDGFFRPDYDYCKGCGICANECPKEAIAMVMEEK from the coding sequence ATGGCCAAGAAGTCCCTGTGCGCCTGGCAGGAGCTGGCTCTCGGAGCGGCCGTTCTGGAGCCGGGCAGCGCCGCCGGGCTGAAGACCGGCGACTGGCGCACCCTCATCCCGCGTCTGGACGAGGAGAAGTGCATCAAGTGCGGCATGTGCGAACTCTACTGTCCGGAGTTCTGCATCAGCGAGCGCGACGACGGCTTCTTCCGGCCGGACTATGACTACTGCAAGGGCTGCGGCATCTGCGCCAACGAGTGCCCCAAAGAGGCCATCGCCATGGTCATGGAGGAGAAGTGA
- the porB gene encoding pyruvate synthase subunit PorB has product MLTDIAIDYEKITAKNLPKECMISSGHRACQGCGEILAMGMVTKAAGRDIVVANATGCMEIVTSPYPQTAWKLPWMHVAFENTAAVGSGIEAGLKVLHRQGKIKKKPHVICFAGDGATADIGLQALSGALERGHDMLYVCLDNEAYMNTGIQRSSSTPWGATTTTSPAGRQSKGQHTQKKNLPLIAAAHGIPYVATASPAFHLDLMNKVRKALAVDGPAYLHVYAPCPTGWGLAGAKSVEIARLAVNTKVFPLYEVIGGRFVISRKPAKPLPVLDYLKPQRRFRHLGENDVAAIQRSVDAAWDYLERLAKATGKDEE; this is encoded by the coding sequence ATGCTGACTGACATCGCCATCGACTACGAGAAGATCACGGCCAAGAATCTGCCCAAGGAGTGCATGATCTCCTCCGGCCACCGCGCCTGCCAGGGCTGCGGGGAGATCCTGGCCATGGGCATGGTGACCAAGGCCGCGGGCAGGGACATCGTGGTGGCCAACGCCACGGGCTGCATGGAGATCGTCACCTCGCCCTATCCCCAGACCGCCTGGAAGCTGCCCTGGATGCACGTGGCCTTTGAGAACACGGCCGCCGTGGGCTCGGGCATCGAGGCCGGACTCAAGGTTCTGCACCGCCAGGGCAAGATCAAGAAGAAGCCGCACGTGATCTGTTTCGCGGGTGACGGAGCCACGGCCGACATCGGCCTCCAGGCCCTGTCCGGAGCCCTGGAGCGCGGTCACGACATGCTCTACGTCTGCCTCGACAACGAAGCCTACATGAACACGGGCATCCAGCGCTCCAGCTCCACGCCCTGGGGCGCCACGACCACCACCTCTCCGGCCGGACGCCAAAGCAAGGGCCAGCACACCCAAAAGAAAAACCTGCCGCTCATCGCGGCGGCCCACGGCATCCCTTACGTGGCCACGGCTTCCCCGGCCTTCCACCTGGACCTGATGAACAAGGTCCGCAAGGCCCTGGCCGTGGACGGCCCGGCCTACCTGCACGTCTACGCCCCCTGCCCCACGGGCTGGGGACTGGCCGGGGCCAAGTCCGTGGAAATCGCCCGGCTGGCCGTGAACACCAAGGTCTTCCCGCTCTATGAGGTTATCGGCGGCCGCTTCGTCATCAGCCGCAAGCCCGCCAAGCCCCTGCCCGTGCTGGACTACCTCAAGCCGCAGCGCCGCTTCCGCCACCTGGGCGAAAACGACGTGGCCGCCATCCAGCGAAGCGTGGACGCGGCCTGGGATTATCTGGAGAGGTTGGCGAAAGCCACGGGAAAAGACGAAGAATAG
- a CDS encoding BMP family ABC transporter substrate-binding protein yields the protein MQRMCRMLALCLAAVFIFGLAACDQKPEQKPAAQSAQPAAETKAAPAPAAEKKLKIGFVYVSPVGDAGYSYAHHMGYKAVAALPGVEASYVESVAEGADSERVITNMARKDFDLIFSTSFGFMDPSLKVAKEFSNVKIMHCSGFKTAPNMSNYFGRMYQARYLTGMIAGLMTKKNIIGYVAAFPIPEVIRGINAFTLGARSVNPQAQVRVVWTKTWYDPALEKDAAVSLLDVGADVLTQHQDSPAPQEAAQQRGAYCIGYNSDMSSFAPKANLTSAVWNWAPFYVKTVEEVRNGVWKGGQAIWEGMDKGVVDIAPYGAAVPEDVKAKVEAKRAELKAGKDDIFVGPIKDQSGKERIAAGQKAPDADLLGMTWFVEGIVGTTE from the coding sequence ATGCAGCGCATGTGCAGGATGTTGGCCCTTTGTCTGGCCGCCGTTTTTATTTTCGGTCTGGCCGCCTGCGACCAGAAGCCCGAGCAGAAGCCCGCCGCGCAGTCCGCCCAACCCGCGGCCGAGACCAAGGCGGCTCCGGCCCCGGCGGCCGAGAAGAAACTCAAGATCGGCTTCGTTTACGTCTCGCCCGTCGGCGACGCCGGTTACTCCTACGCCCACCACATGGGCTACAAGGCCGTGGCCGCCCTGCCCGGCGTGGAAGCCTCCTACGTGGAGTCCGTGGCCGAGGGCGCCGACTCCGAGCGCGTCATCACCAACATGGCCCGCAAGGACTTCGACCTGATCTTCTCCACCAGCTTCGGCTTCATGGACCCGAGCCTGAAGGTGGCCAAGGAGTTTTCGAACGTCAAGATCATGCACTGCTCGGGCTTCAAGACCGCCCCGAACATGAGCAACTACTTCGGCCGCATGTATCAGGCCCGGTATCTGACCGGCATGATCGCGGGCCTGATGACCAAGAAGAACATCATCGGCTATGTGGCCGCTTTCCCGATTCCCGAGGTCATCCGGGGCATCAACGCCTTCACCCTGGGTGCGCGTTCCGTGAACCCTCAGGCCCAGGTCCGCGTGGTCTGGACCAAGACCTGGTATGACCCGGCCCTGGAGAAGGACGCCGCCGTGAGCCTGCTGGACGTGGGCGCGGACGTCCTGACCCAGCATCAGGACTCTCCGGCTCCGCAGGAGGCCGCCCAGCAGCGCGGTGCATACTGCATCGGCTACAACTCCGACATGAGCAGTTTCGCGCCCAAGGCCAATCTGACCTCGGCCGTCTGGAACTGGGCCCCGTTCTACGTGAAGACCGTGGAAGAGGTGCGCAACGGCGTCTGGAAGGGTGGCCAGGCCATCTGGGAAGGCATGGACAAGGGTGTCGTGGACATCGCTCCCTACGGCGCGGCGGTTCCCGAGGACGTCAAGGCCAAGGTCGAGGCCAAGCGCGCCGAACTCAAGGCGGGCAAGGACGATATCTTCGTCGGTCCGATCAAGGACCAGTCCGGCAAGGAGCGCATCGCGGCCGGCCAGAAGGCCCCCGACGCCGACCTGCTGGGCATGACCTGGTTCGTTGAAGGCATCGTCGGCACCACCGAGTAG
- a CDS encoding acyl-CoA thioesterase, with the protein MNKNSGFPSADSWLAHRVSYGETDAMGVVYYAEYFHFFERSRSLFIRDRGMSYAEVEERGIYLPVREASCRYRTPARFDDELWVRCGVSEWRRASMLFAYEVYTADRSGIIATGMTEHACVNAEGRPVRVPDWLKGLFS; encoded by the coding sequence ATGAACAAAAACAGCGGCTTCCCAAGCGCCGACTCCTGGCTGGCGCATCGTGTGTCCTACGGCGAGACCGACGCCATGGGCGTGGTCTACTACGCGGAATATTTTCACTTCTTCGAACGTTCGCGCAGCCTGTTCATCCGCGACCGGGGCATGAGCTACGCCGAGGTGGAGGAACGCGGCATCTATCTGCCTGTACGCGAAGCCTCCTGCCGCTACCGGACTCCGGCCCGTTTCGACGACGAACTATGGGTCCGTTGCGGAGTGAGCGAATGGCGGCGGGCTTCGATGCTTTTCGCCTACGAGGTCTACACGGCGGATCGCTCGGGAATCATCGCCACGGGCATGACCGAACACGCCTGCGTCAACGCGGAAGGTCGCCCGGTGCGTGTGCCGGACTGGCTCAAGGGGCTGTTCAGCTAA
- the porA gene encoding pyruvate ferredoxin oxidoreductase produces the protein MLKKRVGIEVSLAVAEAVKLARAQVVSAYPITPQTHIVEELSTYVANGELDAEFIPVESEHSAMSAAVGASAAGARVYTATSSQGLALMHEILFIASAQRLPIVMTVANRSLSGPISIWNDHSDIMSERDIGWVQLFVEDGQEATELTIAAFKIAEDHRVLLPVAVNMDGFILTHMIEPVVFPEQAAVDAFLPPYSPAMRLDPAKPVTMGPVGVPEVYMEAKKQCEQALLDSKAVVKEVLGEVNTAFGRKYDLVETNGRKKAKTLFVTMGSLGESVWSAVDGLNEDGEDVGQVRIRLWRPFPMKEFKKACKGAKRLIVIDRAMSPGSICGPVAQELKNIYYGDKDAPEIVDVVAGLGGRDVPVADFREMYRLAKKGKLDKTYTLWGVDSNAD, from the coding sequence ATGCTCAAGAAGCGCGTCGGCATCGAAGTCTCCCTGGCCGTGGCCGAGGCCGTGAAACTGGCCCGAGCCCAGGTCGTCTCGGCCTACCCCATCACCCCCCAGACCCACATCGTGGAGGAACTGTCCACCTACGTGGCCAACGGCGAGCTGGACGCGGAGTTCATCCCCGTGGAATCCGAGCACTCGGCCATGAGCGCGGCCGTGGGAGCCTCGGCCGCCGGGGCCCGCGTGTACACGGCAACCTCCTCCCAGGGCCTGGCCCTGATGCACGAAATCCTGTTCATCGCCTCGGCCCAGCGGCTGCCCATCGTCATGACCGTGGCCAACCGCTCCCTGTCCGGGCCCATCTCCATCTGGAACGACCACTCGGACATCATGTCCGAACGCGACATCGGCTGGGTCCAGCTCTTCGTCGAGGACGGCCAGGAGGCTACCGAGCTGACCATCGCGGCCTTCAAGATCGCCGAGGATCATCGCGTGCTCCTGCCCGTGGCCGTGAACATGGACGGTTTCATCCTCACCCACATGATCGAGCCCGTGGTCTTCCCGGAGCAGGCCGCGGTGGACGCCTTCCTGCCGCCCTACTCCCCGGCCATGCGCCTCGACCCGGCCAAGCCCGTGACCATGGGCCCGGTGGGCGTGCCCGAGGTCTATATGGAGGCCAAGAAGCAGTGCGAACAGGCCCTGCTGGACTCCAAGGCCGTGGTCAAGGAAGTGCTCGGCGAGGTGAACACGGCCTTCGGCCGCAAGTACGACCTCGTGGAGACCAACGGCAGGAAGAAGGCCAAGACCCTCTTCGTGACCATGGGGTCGCTCGGCGAGAGCGTCTGGAGCGCCGTGGACGGACTCAACGAGGACGGCGAGGACGTGGGCCAGGTGCGCATCCGCCTCTGGCGGCCGTTCCCGATGAAGGAGTTCAAGAAGGCCTGCAAGGGGGCCAAGCGACTCATCGTCATCGACCGGGCCATGAGCCCCGGCTCCATATGCGGCCCGGTGGCCCAGGAGCTGAAGAACATCTACTACGGCGACAAGGACGCGCCCGAGATCGTCGACGTGGTCGCCGGGCTGGGCGGACGGGACGTGCCCGTGGCCGATTTCCGCGAAATGTACCGGCTGGCAAAGAAGGGCAAGCTGGACAAGACCTACACGCTCTGGGGGGTGGACAGCAATGCTGACTGA
- a CDS encoding amidohydrolase family protein: protein MRIDVHTHAFHPKIAQKVLDQLSDHYGITPVGDGTVDDLLARAAHADLEKVMLHTAATDPSQVVPANNWAIELTRKHPEVVAFGSLHPDYQDNEREIERLTKAGITGLKFHPDFQGFFLDSPAFYQLMEMVPKRFTLMIHVGDDLPPEKNPSCPMKLAALLRAFPGRRVIAAHMGGYLHWKWALEHLVGRDVFMDTSSTMAFIPDETLRAIWNGHPRERILFGSDYPLFDPGAEMHMLQRRLALTDEALDSLLLNGAALLP, encoded by the coding sequence ATGCGCATCGACGTTCACACCCACGCCTTCCACCCCAAGATCGCCCAGAAAGTTCTGGACCAGCTCTCGGACCACTATGGCATCACGCCAGTGGGCGACGGCACCGTGGACGACCTTCTGGCCCGCGCGGCCCACGCCGACCTGGAAAAGGTCATGCTGCACACGGCCGCCACGGACCCCTCGCAAGTGGTCCCGGCCAACAACTGGGCCATCGAGCTGACCCGCAAGCATCCCGAAGTGGTGGCCTTCGGCTCCCTGCACCCGGACTACCAGGACAACGAGCGCGAGATCGAACGCCTGACCAAGGCGGGCATCACGGGTCTCAAGTTTCACCCCGACTTTCAAGGATTCTTTCTGGACTCCCCGGCCTTCTATCAGCTCATGGAAATGGTTCCGAAGCGCTTCACGCTCATGATTCACGTGGGCGACGACCTGCCTCCGGAAAAGAACCCTTCCTGCCCCATGAAGCTGGCGGCCCTGCTGCGAGCCTTCCCCGGACGCAGGGTCATCGCCGCTCACATGGGCGGCTATCTGCACTGGAAGTGGGCCCTGGAACACCTCGTGGGTCGGGACGTCTTCATGGACACCTCCAGCACCATGGCCTTCATCCCGGATGAGACGCTCCGGGCCATCTGGAACGGCCACCCCCGCGAACGCATCCTCTTCGGCTCGGACTATCCACTCTTCGACCCCGGGGCCGAAATGCACATGCTCCAACGCCGCCTAGCGCTCACCGACGAGGCCCTGGACTCGCTGCTCCTGAACGGAGCCGCCCTCCTGCCCTGA
- a CDS encoding ABC transporter permease codes for MELEIVVALLAAAVQSGTPVLFATLGEMLSEKGGVLNLGVEGMMSVAALAAFLTSSFTGSPWLGFLAGGLAGAALATLHGVVCVGFLGNQVVSGLALTILGLGLTHFFGTPYIGLAAPGFSKFAVPVLGDLPGLGPILFRQDALVYLSYVLPLLFWFVMRRTSLGLAVTATGEMPAAAAAAGLKPLRLRYLAAVGGGFLVGLGGAYLSLAYTHLWTNGLSAGRGWIAVALVIFAFWRPGRAVVGAYLFGGVMAFQLRLQATGTNLPSSLLLMLPYALTVIVLVLSAWRGQGTDAPAALGVNIEPEG; via the coding sequence GTGGAGCTGGAGATCGTCGTCGCGCTGTTGGCCGCGGCCGTGCAGTCGGGCACGCCGGTGCTTTTCGCCACCCTGGGCGAGATGCTTTCCGAGAAGGGCGGGGTGCTCAACCTGGGCGTGGAGGGAATGATGAGCGTGGCCGCCTTGGCGGCCTTCCTCACGTCCTCCTTCACCGGTTCGCCCTGGCTGGGTTTTCTGGCCGGGGGATTGGCCGGAGCCGCCCTGGCCACGCTGCACGGCGTGGTCTGCGTCGGCTTTCTCGGCAATCAGGTCGTTTCCGGGCTGGCCCTGACCATTCTGGGCCTGGGGCTCACGCATTTCTTCGGCACGCCCTACATCGGTTTGGCCGCCCCCGGTTTCTCCAAGTTCGCCGTGCCGGTCCTGGGCGACCTGCCCGGCCTGGGGCCGATCCTTTTCCGCCAGGACGCCCTGGTCTATCTGTCCTATGTCCTGCCGCTCCTGTTCTGGTTCGTCATGCGCCGCACGAGCCTGGGTCTGGCCGTCACCGCCACCGGGGAGATGCCCGCGGCGGCGGCCGCCGCCGGGCTCAAGCCCCTGCGCCTGCGCTATCTGGCGGCGGTGGGCGGCGGCTTCCTGGTGGGCCTGGGCGGGGCCTATCTTTCCCTGGCCTACACCCATCTCTGGACCAACGGGCTTTCCGCCGGGCGCGGCTGGATCGCCGTGGCTCTGGTCATCTTCGCCTTCTGGAGGCCGGGCCGGGCGGTGGTCGGGGCCTATCTCTTCGGCGGGGTCATGGCCTTCCAACTGCGGCTCCAGGCCACGGGCACCAATTTGCCCTCGTCGCTCCTGCTCATGCTGCCCTATGCCCTGACCGTGATCGTGCTGGTTCTTTCCGCCTGGCGCGGCCAGGGCACAGACGCCCCGGCTGCCCTGGGCGTGAACATCGAGCCGGAGGGCTGA
- a CDS encoding cofactor-independent phosphoglycerate mutase, giving the protein MKLLFLIADGMGDWPLESLGGKTPLQAAQTPNMDAMAAQALMGRCRTVPEGMAPGSDVANMALLGFDPAQHHTGRGPIEAAAQGLELDPEDLVWRCNLVTVTDLGLSGTMRDYSAGHITSEAALPLLRDLQDHLGDETFTFHPGVQYRHLLVQKGGALEDEATLAIRPPHDITDKPVKPDLMTFSHSPRLWDLLHGAAERLAHKNNTTKANSIWPWGQGRPLHLPGFRQAFGLSGAVISAVDLVRGLGRAAGMEVIEVPGATGLLDTNYQGKVDAALKFLETGDFVFVHLEGPDECGHAGNAADKTEAIARFDARIVGPLRQALGDDAAWLIACDHYTPIQERTHTSDPVPFLFLAPGITGQSAAAFDENTADAAGLVLEQGHTLLNWCLERIKR; this is encoded by the coding sequence ATGAAACTCCTTTTCCTCATCGCCGACGGCATGGGCGACTGGCCCCTGGAGTCCTTGGGCGGCAAGACCCCGCTCCAGGCCGCGCAGACCCCGAACATGGACGCGATGGCAGCCCAGGCCCTTATGGGCCGCTGCCGCACCGTTCCCGAAGGCATGGCCCCGGGATCGGACGTGGCCAACATGGCCTTGCTGGGCTTCGACCCGGCGCAGCACCACACCGGACGTGGTCCCATCGAGGCCGCGGCCCAGGGATTGGAGCTGGACCCCGAGGATCTGGTCTGGCGCTGCAACCTGGTCACGGTCACGGACCTGGGGCTTTCCGGCACGATGCGCGACTATTCCGCCGGACACATCACCAGCGAGGCCGCGCTGCCGCTCCTGCGCGACCTCCAGGACCACCTGGGCGACGAGACCTTCACCTTCCACCCGGGTGTACAGTACCGCCATCTGCTCGTGCAGAAAGGCGGGGCCTTGGAGGACGAGGCCACGCTCGCCATCCGGCCGCCTCACGACATCACGGACAAGCCGGTCAAGCCGGACCTGATGACCTTCTCACATTCCCCGCGCCTCTGGGATCTCCTGCATGGAGCCGCCGAACGGCTGGCCCACAAGAACAACACAACCAAGGCCAACTCCATCTGGCCCTGGGGCCAGGGACGACCGCTGCATCTGCCCGGCTTCCGCCAGGCCTTCGGGCTCTCGGGCGCGGTCATCTCGGCGGTGGACCTGGTCCGGGGCCTGGGCCGTGCCGCCGGCATGGAGGTCATCGAAGTTCCCGGGGCCACAGGTCTGCTGGACACGAACTATCAGGGCAAGGTGGACGCGGCGCTCAAGTTTCTGGAGACCGGGGATTTCGTCTTCGTGCATCTGGAGGGGCCGGACGAGTGCGGCCACGCGGGCAACGCCGCCGACAAGACCGAGGCCATCGCCCGTTTCGACGCACGCATCGTGGGCCCGCTGCGCCAGGCCCTGGGCGACGACGCGGCCTGGCTCATCGCCTGCGACCACTACACGCCGATCCAGGAACGGACCCATACCTCCGACCCGGTGCCCTTCCTTTTCCTGGCCCCGGGCATCACGGGCCAGAGCGCGGCAGCCTTCGACGAAAACACCGCCGACGCAGCCGGACTCGTTCTGGAGCAGGGGCACACGCTGTTGAACTGGTGCCTGGAACGAATAAAACGATGA
- a CDS encoding ABC transporter ATP-binding protein, protein MDQLPARPPRLALPDAEPVVALRGLTKRFGKITANDAITLEIRPGRIKALLGENGAGKSTLMSMLAGRLAPDGGRIEVDGREVRFTSAREAIEAGIGMVYQNFMLVNAMTVTENVLLGQEKGFFIRPRDMERRVAELAARYHLDIDPAARVGDLSMGEKQRVEILKLLARESRVLIFDEPTAVLTPEETFRLFEALWSMTSQGKAVVFISHKLEEVLAIADEIAILRAGRVEAELTPEEIGSKADLARIMVGKDVLLEVDHEAAELRETVLEVRNLTGLGLSGVSLDLRRGEVLAVVGVAGNGQKALVEAVCGLIQPPRDTVFILDKPWREYYADPDWKHTLSYIPEDRLGLATMPNKNLVDNMLLTTRKGFKAGPLLQKARAVADTRELVRKFNIKPGRVRVLAWQLSGGNLQKAVLARELYREPKLIVAEQPTQGLDVAATEEVWRRLLDARDMAGILLVTGDLNEALQLADRVAVMYRGRIVETFPVTDKDKVDKIGLFMAGVTDS, encoded by the coding sequence GTGGACCAACTGCCCGCCCGCCCTCCCCGTCTGGCCCTGCCGGACGCCGAACCCGTGGTGGCCCTGCGCGGGCTGACCAAGCGCTTCGGCAAGATCACGGCCAACGACGCCATCACCCTGGAAATCCGCCCCGGGCGCATCAAGGCCCTGCTGGGCGAGAACGGCGCGGGCAAGAGCACGCTCATGAGCATGCTGGCCGGGCGTCTGGCCCCGGACGGCGGGCGCATCGAGGTGGACGGCCGCGAGGTCCGCTTCACTTCGGCCCGCGAGGCCATCGAGGCGGGCATCGGCATGGTCTACCAGAACTTCATGCTGGTGAACGCCATGACCGTGACCGAGAACGTGCTCCTGGGGCAGGAGAAAGGGTTCTTCATCCGTCCCCGGGACATGGAACGCCGTGTGGCCGAACTGGCCGCCCGGTACCACCTGGACATCGACCCGGCCGCGCGTGTGGGCGACCTGTCCATGGGCGAGAAGCAGCGGGTGGAGATTCTCAAGCTCCTGGCCCGCGAGAGCCGGGTGCTCATCTTCGACGAGCCCACGGCCGTGCTCACGCCGGAGGAGACCTTCCGGCTCTTCGAGGCCCTCTGGTCCATGACCAGCCAGGGCAAGGCCGTGGTCTTCATCAGCCACAAGCTGGAAGAGGTCCTGGCCATCGCCGACGAGATCGCCATCCTGCGGGCCGGGAGGGTGGAGGCCGAGCTGACGCCCGAGGAGATCGGCTCCAAGGCCGACCTGGCCCGGATCATGGTCGGCAAGGACGTGCTTCTGGAAGTGGACCACGAGGCCGCCGAACTCCGCGAGACCGTGCTGGAGGTGAGGAACCTCACCGGCCTGGGGCTCTCGGGGGTGTCGCTGGACCTGCGGCGCGGCGAGGTGCTGGCCGTGGTGGGCGTGGCCGGAAACGGCCAGAAGGCCCTGGTGGAGGCGGTCTGCGGGTTGATCCAGCCGCCGCGCGACACGGTCTTCATCCTGGACAAGCCCTGGCGCGAGTACTACGCCGACCCGGACTGGAAGCACACCCTGTCCTACATCCCCGAGGACCGGCTGGGCCTGGCCACCATGCCCAACAAGAACCTCGTGGACAACATGCTGCTCACCACCCGCAAGGGTTTCAAGGCCGGTCCTCTGCTGCAGAAGGCCCGAGCCGTGGCCGACACCCGCGAGCTGGTACGCAAGTTCAACATCAAGCCCGGCCGGGTGCGCGTGCTGGCCTGGCAGCTCTCGGGCGGCAATCTCCAGAAGGCCGTGCTGGCCCGCGAACTCTACCGCGAGCCCAAGCTCATCGTGGCCGAGCAGCCCACCCAGGGCCTGGACGTGGCGGCCACCGAGGAGGTCTGGCGCAGGCTCCTGGACGCCCGGGACATGGCCGGAATCCTGCTCGTCACCGGCGACCTGAACGAGGCCCTGCAATTGGCCGACCGGGTGGCGGTGATGTACCGGGGCCGGATCGTGGAGACCTTCCCGGTTACGGACAAGGACAAGGTGGACAAGATCGGCCTGTTCATGGCCGGAGTGACGGATTCTTGA
- a CDS encoding twin-arginine translocase TatA/TatE family subunit: MFGVGSTELLVILVIAVLVFGSNKLPEIGASMGKAIRAFRTAGEETEKIETKPSPQDEKKAS; encoded by the coding sequence ATGTTCGGAGTTGGTTCCACGGAATTGCTGGTCATTCTGGTCATCGCCGTTTTGGTCTTTGGCTCCAACAAGCTGCCTGAGATCGGCGCGAGCATGGGCAAGGCCATCCGTGCCTTCCGTACGGCAGGAGAAGAGACTGAAAAAATTGAAACAAAGCCGTCACCCCAGGATGAGAAGAAAGCGTCCTGA
- a CDS encoding ABC transporter permease, protein MAALRVIKRDEPWKGGALVIVLGALAFSLAAAILMLAAQGKSPLLGAQVLWQGTFGHLFALEDALRKAVPIFLCSLGVAVAFRMQVWNIGAEGQFALGAIAATWAALTFPGLPKILLLSFMFLAALAAGGFWAFIPAWLKLRFKVNEIITTLMLNYIAILLLDYLVFGVWKDPSSFGFPMTPEFGPNAILGPIGGTRLHWGLAVCAVAGVGFWAFFRFTILGYELKAGGEGARVARYAGLRYGFLVAFVMIASGALAGLAGCVETSASLGRLQPSIMTGYGYTAIVVAWLARLEPLPIALASFLLALLRVGVENLQLEMQIPAAYGSIMEGLILLTVLAGQFFQTYRLEWRRGE, encoded by the coding sequence ATGGCCGCGTTGCGCGTCATCAAGCGAGACGAGCCCTGGAAAGGGGGCGCCCTGGTGATCGTCCTGGGCGCCCTCGCCTTTTCCCTCGCGGCGGCCATTCTCATGCTGGCCGCCCAGGGCAAGTCGCCGCTTCTGGGCGCGCAGGTGCTCTGGCAGGGAACCTTCGGCCATCTCTTCGCCCTGGAGGACGCACTGCGCAAGGCCGTGCCCATCTTCCTCTGCTCCCTGGGCGTGGCCGTGGCCTTCCGCATGCAGGTCTGGAACATCGGCGCCGAAGGCCAGTTCGCCCTGGGAGCCATCGCCGCCACCTGGGCGGCCCTGACCTTTCCCGGCCTGCCCAAGATATTGCTTCTGTCCTTCATGTTCCTGGCGGCCCTGGCCGCCGGCGGCTTCTGGGCCTTCATCCCGGCCTGGCTCAAGCTGCGCTTCAAGGTGAACGAGATCATCACCACGCTCATGCTGAACTACATCGCCATCCTGCTCCTGGACTACCTGGTCTTCGGGGTCTGGAAGGATCCCTCCAGCTTCGGCTTCCCCATGACTCCGGAGTTCGGTCCCAACGCCATTCTCGGGCCCATCGGCGGCACACGCCTGCACTGGGGGCTGGCCGTCTGCGCCGTGGCCGGGGTGGGGTTCTGGGCCTTCTTCCGCTTCACGATCCTGGGCTACGAGCTCAAGGCCGGCGGCGAGGGCGCGCGCGTGGCCCGCTACGCGGGGTTGCGCTACGGCTTTCTGGTGGCCTTCGTCATGATCGCGTCCGGGGCCCTGGCCGGTTTGGCCGGGTGCGTGGAGACCTCGGCCTCCCTCGGGCGGCTCCAGCCGAGCATCATGACCGGCTACGGCTACACGGCCATCGTGGTGGCTTGGCTGGCGCGCCTGGAGCCTCTGCCCATCGCCCTGGCCTCCTTCCTACTGGCCCTGCTGCGCGTGGGCGTGGAGAATCTCCAGTTGGAAATGCAGATTCCGGCGGCCTACGGTTCGATCATGGAGGGGCTCATCCTGCTCACGGTCCTGGCCGGGCAGTTCTTTCAGACCTACCGCCTGGAATGGCGGCGCGGGGAGTAG